A section of the Triticum dicoccoides isolate Atlit2015 ecotype Zavitan chromosome 7A, WEW_v2.0, whole genome shotgun sequence genome encodes:
- the LOC119330067 gene encoding uncharacterized protein LOC119330067, translated as MRKVGKCSPSAKCTGSSRGLTPKNRGEEKGAPLSHSSAPRSPAAMHGGEEQGAPPQRKPSLQRLNIILKGPDHLKRCQISVVHASVLQVGVASFLLLKHTEFLINEKESVMSTP; from the exons ATGAGAAAAGTAGGGAAATGCTCACCCTCTGCTAAATGTACTGGTTCGTCTCGCGGTCTCACCCCCAAAAAcagaggagaggagaagggagctccTCTCTCACACTCGTCGGCTCCAAGGAGCCCCGCCGCCATGCATGGTGGAGAGGAGCAGGGAGCTCCGCCGCAAC GCAAACCAAGTCTGCAACGTTTGAATATTATACTCA AAGGACCTGACCATCTAAAAAGATGTCAAATTAGTGTGGTACATGCTTCAGTACTGCAAGTTGGAGTAGCAA GCTTTCTCTTATTGAAACACACAGAGTTCTTGATAAATGAGAAAGAGTCAGTTATGTCAACACCATGA